In the Arachis ipaensis cultivar K30076 chromosome B04, Araip1.1, whole genome shotgun sequence genome, ATCCACAGTCAAGTGTACTTGATTCGGGTGTGCTAAGTgagaagaagatatggagaaTGCTCTTCTTTTCAATGGAGGAACCAATTGCACTAACCACTCAAATGGCATTTGTACAGAAGAAAAATCCTCTAATACCTTGGTGCAGAGAAAAAGAACAGGCATATATGTTAAGTTGGACTCAGGAAATGCATATAATCAACGAGTAAACAAATCATAACTGAAAGCCAAATAAGAAAGCTATCATTTGTTTAAAGAGGCTATCTTATCCTCCTCCTTTCCACTTTTGTTCAATTTATTCTTCAATTCATAATCATTCGCTACTTAATTGCACAGCACATACCATACTGCTAAAACACATcaggaagaagaaaaataagtgcATATTAAGCTGTATGTAGAATTCAATGCATAGAAAAACTATGTGACACATGGAAAAATAATGTCTGACGCACCACTAATTGACCTTACCTCAAGAACTGTTCTCCTTTCCTTCTGGTTGTATTGATACAGGTCATCTCTTCCTTCAGGTGAAGCAAAATACTGGAGTCTTTCCCTCTCATGTTCAGCTGTTGCAAAAAAACTCATAACCTGCAATATCAAATTATTCAAGTTAGATTTTAATCAAGGAAATTACAGGCACATAAGAAGACGTTTACATAAGACTCTCAATCCATTATGAATAACAGAGTAATTGAAATTTTAAACAACGCTAAGATTAAACACCAGAGTGTTCATCACCAAGATCATTTTATTAACTTATTCAATTGCTTCATCCAAGGTGAAAACTTCAAAATCTGAAGAACATAAAAGAAATACAGGGGAACATTTGATTCAATTAGGTAATATTTCTCCGTGAAGTTACATAATAAAAGAACAGGCAAAACATAATGCATCTTGCCTCAAAGAAATACCGTCGAGGGGAAGCTGAAGCTATATCCATCGTGAACTCCACAAAAGTTCTTAATTTTACAGGGACTCTAGAGTTACTATCGGTAATACCATCCATTTGTCTTGGATTAACCTGAAATTTAGGGGATTGGTAGCAAAGTTCAGGCACATGTGCGCCACACATATATAGGAAGGTAGGAAGCATAGTATAAACTCAATCCATGCCGAGAAAGGTAGAAGAACCTCATCCTACAGAATACAACATAATTCATATTAAAAAGACTCACTGTGATGAATGAATCAGGATCCAAGTTACAACGTCGTATGAAAGCATCAACTGAAGCTGACTCCTGACCAGGGAGAATTTCAAGGACATCCCCAGTATCATATTCAATGGCCTGAAGAAATCAAGACGCGTCTTTTAATTCAAATGAGGAAGATGAATAACCTAGAAGCTATTTTACCTCATCAGGTGAAAAAAAGTTTGAAACATCATGATCTATTCTTAATATGTTGCAATATCATACCAAAAGTAATTCGATAAGTAATAAAGTTATAGTCTATATATTAAAAAGACACAGGATGACCTACATTTgaaacaaattcaaattcaaaatggcGGACATCTTTTCCACCATTTGGCCTGGTCAAAGGGAGATTCCTTACCTGCACAAACAGAATCAAATAACTTGAAGCAAGCAACATATATTGAATACATATATAGTTTTGTGTCTGAGTTTATAGAAGTCCCCATCTTGATGGATGTAAACCTCTACACAACTATGCAATAATAAAGTGTCTTAACAAATACCATCTTGAGAAAGCAGTCGGGCCTACATTTGTCAGAAGATAATTTTCCAGGATGCATTGAACGTGCACTCccaatttgaatatcaagatTAGTTAAATCTGAAAGTCACATGTTAATCTAATCAATATAACACAAACAACAGGAATAAAAAAGCGAAACATAAACTGTTAAAGGTGCAGCTCAACAATGAACCATGCTTTATATCATCATAATAGTAGTATTTAAGATGATGCCCAAGTATGACAAGAACCAAGATGCTCTTTACAGATTAAAGACCAATTAATTGGGATCACATAACAATTGCTAAGGGAACATTGCAGGTCAACCAAGATCTTAATCAGTTTGGGATACCTGATGCAGTAGAAAAACTTGAATCAACATTTTCAATATTGTGATATGTGATTTGGACTTTGGGTTGATCAATCAATACTTTGTCCTGAATCACAACATCAGGACCATTTGGGAAGAATTCTGGTTTAATGATATTCAACATTCCCCACAGAGAAGACATCCAAGGATCCAGAGAACCCTCGTAGCTACAAACAGTTATGCAATTTAGTCATTCAAAACAGAAAAATTATGTAACAATATCTGAAgaatgaaaaattaatttttgatttaAGAATAGatgaattcaattaaaaataaaatcaatttcaaaacatGAGACTGAGTACATTATATTATCCATAGCTGGTAGTTGATATTACAAGCCTCATGTCTCTCAAGGATAAGTCTCTAGACTATTTATAAGTGAGGGGCATCCACAGTTAACAAACTTTAATGAAGAAATTTTAAAAGGTAGAGTTCAAATAATGCCTTCAATTAAAAAAACCCTGTTTCTGGCATGAAAAGAATATATTAGTCCTTGGTGAACTTTGGTGTGTTGTACTGTAGAACAATTTCTTGAAATTGAGTTTTCACTATAGAAAATTTTGGGGCAATCCGCTGTTTCTAAATTTTCTAATCAAAGAAGCATTTACAATACAGGAGCAGAACAGAACCATTTTCTATAATCAATTATCCAATCCAATCAAACTTTTTAATACTCCTGTTAACCAAATCGAGCAGAATTTTATTTACAAAAAGCAGAATCCACAATCATACCCTGAAGGGTGCTGATCATCCCCCAAGCCTCTTTCTATGATAGCTGTTCCTCCAAGGTCCATTAATCTTTTGTCCAGCTTCTTTGCAACAAACTGCAATGGTTCTCACTTAAGTCTTTGTTCAAAACATCGAACTAGAGAAAATATTCCCAATATCACCATTCTCAAATCCACATCTTTTTATTTTCCCTCCATGATTTAGCAGAAGGTAATGAACTTAATAAGTAAGTAGGCAACAAGTGATGCAGCATTTAAGTTCCAGTAAACACAGAACCatgaaaaaataattatttccTTTGGATAAGCAAATAAAAATGATTACGTTATACTTCTGATAACTAGAATCGCCCAAACCGAAAACAGCATAAAGAGTCCCTTTCAGCCAATGCTGGCTTAGGCTTCTCTGAAGAAGATACTTCCAAAAGacctaaatatgcaaaagaaGAATCAGAAAAAGAATGAAGGAAAAAGAGAGAACGAAGAATATACTAAAAAAGAGCCTCTGAATCCCACCTTCATGGAGTCAGGAGTATCACCCTGGCCTGTGGTAGAAACCACAAAAATCACAGCCTCCTCATGCGGCAACATACTCTGTATACAACAAAAAACAACATTGCACTCAATTCAAACCATAAGAAAAGACAACACAACAGCACACGATGGCAGAGGATTAGAATTCACCAAATAAAGTTCAATTTTGTTTGTTACtgggaaaaatataaaaaaagatggGAAGTGAAGAGGGAGA is a window encoding:
- the LOC107635741 gene encoding NADPH-dependent diflavin oxidoreductase 1 isoform X1 produces the protein MEEQHRKNLLVLYASQTGNALDAAERIAREAERRSCPLTLLSLDQYQPSMLPHEEAVIFVVSTTGQGDTPDSMKVFWKYLLQRSLSQHWLKGTLYAVFGLGDSSYQKYNFVAKKLDKRLMDLGGTAIIERGLGDDQHPSGYEGSLDPWMSSLWGMLNIIKPEFFPNGPDVVIQDKVLIDQPKVQITYHNIENVDSSFSTASDLTNLDIQIGSARSMHPGKLSSDKCRPDCFLKMVRNLPLTRPNGGKDVRHFEFEFVSNAIEYDTGDVLEILPGQESASVDAFIRRCNLDPDSFITVNPRQMDGITDSNSRVPVKLRTFVEFTMDIASASPRRYFFEVMSFFATAEHERERLQYFASPEGRDDLYQYNQKERRTVLEVLEDFSSVQMPFEWLVQLVPPLKRRAFSISSSHLAHPNQVHLTVDVVSWTTPYKRKKKGLCSSWLAALDPQDVIYIPSWIHKGGLPTPPPSLPLVLVGPGTGCAPFRGFVEERALQSETNSVAPIIFFFGCRNEDIDFLYRDFWLTHSQNNGVLSEAKGGGFYVAFSRDQPQKVYVQHKMREQSQRIWNLLAQGAAIYIAGSSTKMPADVTSAFEDIVSKENEVSREDAARWIRSLEKHGRFHVEAWS